The Mesoplasma sp. JKS002658 genome segment AATTTTTATTGAACCAGAATCACTAAGTTTGAACACTTTTTATGTACAAGGCTTTTCAACATCAATGCCAATTGAAGTTCAAGACCAAATGTTAAGAAGTCTACCAGGATTTGCCAACGTACGGGTACAAAAATGAGCTTATGCAATTGAATATGATTGCCTTGATCCTCAACAATTAAAGCCAAGTTTAGAAACCAAGTTAATTCATGGTTTGTTTACTGCAGGACAAATTAATGGCACAAGTGGATATGAAGAGGCTGCAGGACAAGGATTAATTGCAGGAATTAATGCTACAAGATTAATTGATGATCAACCACCTTTAATTCTTGGCCGTGATCAAGCTTATATCGGGGTCATGATTGATGATTTGATTACCAAAGGAGTCTGAGAGCCCTACCGTTTATTAACTAGTCGAGCTGAACACCGTTTGTTATTAAGAAATGATAATGCTGAAGCTCGATTGAGAAAAATTGGTTATGAAATGAAGCTGGTTTCTCAAACTGACTATGAAGAATTTTTAGAACAACAAGCAAAAGTTGAACAAATTGTTAGTGAATTAAAAACGACACGATTTTCGCCAAAAAGTGAATTGGCAATGCGGTTAATTGCAACTAGTCAAGCAGTGATTAATCAAGGTTTGAGTGCCTATGAGATTTTAAAACAACCAAAAGTTGATTTAAAAGAATTTGAACCTTATTTCCCTAGTTTAACAACTATTTCTGATACCCTTGCCCAATCAATTGTGATTAACTGTCGGTTTGAAGGTTATGTTGAAAACGAAAAAAAACAAGCTGCTCGCTTTGCTAAACTAGAGCGAAAACTAATTCCTACGGATTTAAACTATGAATTAGTTGCCAACCTTGCTACTGAAGCGAGACAAAAACTAATGAAGGTCAGACCGTTTTCAATCGGTCAAGCTTCTCGAATTACAGGAGTTAATCCTGCTGATATTCAGATGTTGTTATTTTATTTAAAGAATAACTATGCTCTTGATCAAAAAACCTATAATTAATCGAAATTGTTGAAAAAAATCATGCAGAAGAGCCAGAAGAAAAGACAATAAATGAATTGCGGAAAGAGCTTTGCTAATTTATAATTAAAAAACGAAAAGGTATTGATCAATATGCGAAGAGAAGTGACAAAGGCTGATTTTGCGAAGATGAAGGCGAATATCAAGAAGAATCGTGATTTTATAATGTCTGATGAAAAAGTTGTTCGTACTTTAGAAATCTTGTCTAAAGAATAAAAATGTCTTAAACAACCTTTAAAGGTTGTTTTTTTGTTTCTTAAAAAATAATCCTGTGTTTTCCCCACTTTGTTATAAAATCTAAGTATATTTTTAGGAGCAATTCAATGGAGAGAAAAGCAGGCCAGACAAGAACAAAATCCTTTGAATTTATGACGCTATTTATGATGGTACTAGGAACAGTGGTTGGATCTGGTATTTACATGAAAAATAGTGAACTATTACAACAAGCTAAAAATCCAATTATTGGGATTATTCTATGGTTGATCGTGGGAATTGTTTGTGTGTTAAGTGTCATCGTTTTTATGGAAATTTCTTCTTCGACCCGTCATTTTGGTAACGGGACAATGGGAAACTGAACTAAGTTATTCATTAGCCGAAAGGTTGCTTCTTTTTTTAGTTTAACTTACGTCTTTATGTATATGCCCAGTTGTTATGCGTTTTTTACAGGTTCATTTGTCACCTTTTTATTACAGGCGATTGGTAAAGAGATTACACCTTCAATTCAATTAACGATTTATTTAGTCGCGGGAATTGTTATTTTGTTAGGGTTTACAACAATTAATGTTTTAAAACCGATTATTGGGGAGAAACTTCAGTTCTTTGGGACGATTTTCAAGTTCATTCCTTTAATTGTTGCTTTAATCGCTGGTTTTTGTTTAATTGATAAAAATTCAGCGATGTTCAATGGGGGTTATGCAGGAAATGATTGAAGTACTCACCAATGAGATCCTTCCTTATTTTTACGCGGATTTGGGGCAATTCTCTTTTCTTTTGATGGTTATGTTTATATTTGTAATGCTCAAAAAGGGGTAACTCATAAAGAACAAGTTCCTAAAGCGTTATTCTTTGGGATGGTTTTTGTCACTGCTTTTTATCTCTTGATTGCAATTTCTTTATTTTTAGGTTCACCTGATGGTTCAATTGTTTCTTTGTTTGAAAAGATGTTTGCTGGCGGGAAAAGCGGTGAGGAAGTTTCTTTAAGTGTGCGTAATGCTTCACGAATTACTTCTAACATTTTGCTAATGATTATTTGTCTTTTAAATGTTAATGTTTTTACAATCATTGGTGCTACTTCAATTGAATCAGATGCTGATGCGAAACTTTTATTTATTGGCAAAGATAAAACTAGTGTTAGTCATGCAAAAACCGCCTTCTTCCAAGTTGGGGTTTCGATTGTAGTTTATGTTGTTTTTATTTTAATTGGTTTTTTAATAACCAGTCACGGATGAAACGGAATTCATACTGATTTAAACTGAGTTAATGACAATATATTCAAAGGTGTTCCTTCAGAAAGTCAAGCATTAATTTATTTTTTCAATAAACCTTCTGAATATATTGGCATTATTGCTTCTGCAGACACCGCGATTGCCTTTATCATGATTGATGTTCTCATCTTTGCAGCAGTTATTAATCGCAAAACTAATAAGGTCAAGGTTGAAAAATATAATGGAGTTATTAGTTGTGGGATTATTTCAGGAATTTTTATGTTCTTGTTTTCAATTCTAGGAATTTATGCCTTTATTGATCCTGACCCTAATCATAAAACTCCTTGAGTTCAAACCAGTGGTATTTGGTTTACCGTCTCGATGATAGTTTCTTTATTAATTGTTTTAATTGTTTTTTTAATTCAAGAACACCTCTTTAAGAAGTATCCGTTTAAAAATGGGTTTGACGGAGAATTATCTGCTGAACATAAAAAAATTCCTAGTTGGGATCAGGTCTTCTTTCCTAGCAAAAATTCTGGGAAAGAAAAGCGTAAACACCGATAATTGATTTTAAAAAAAGAGGGAAAAAAATCAAGGATTTGTTATATTCTTTTTATATTAAGAGAGAAAGGGTTAAAAATGATAAAAAAGCATCGAATTAGTGAGCAAACCTTTGAATTTCTTACCCTTTTTACAATGGTGGTAGGAACTGTCATTGGCGCTGGAATTTATATTAAAAATACTGAAATTATTAAAGCAACCCAAAACCCGATTATTAGTATTATGCTTTGAGCAATTGTGGGTCTGGTTTGTTTTTTGAGTGTCTTAGTGTTTATAGAAATATCATCATCAACTAAACACTTTGGTAACGGAACAATGGGAAACTGAACTAAGTTATTTATCAATCGCAAAACTGCTTCATTTTTTGCTTTGCTTTATTTAGTTATTTATACACCTGCCTTTTATGCTTTATTTACCGGGACGTTTATTTTCTTTTTGTTTCAGCTTATTGGTATTCAGTTAAGTGCGGGTCTTCAATTAATTCTTTACTTAAGTCTGGGAATTTTTATGATGGTTTTCTTCGCCTTATTTAATGCTTTTAAACCAAAGTGATCAAAGTGATTGCAAGTGGGGGGAAATATCTTTAAATTTATTCCTTTATTTATTGCCCTGGTCGCTGGATTTGTTTTGAGTGGAAAAAATGGTGCGATGTTTAACCAAGGGTTTTATCAAGGTGAACATTTAGGTGATTGATCACAGCACAACTGGAAAGCAACTAGTTTTTTCCGGGGATTTGGGGGAATTATGCTTTCTTTTGACGGGTTTTATTTTATTGCTAACTCTCAAAAAACTGCTACTCATAAACAAGTAGTACCAAAAGCTTTAATGGCGGGAATGATTTTCGCAGCTTCATTTTATGTCTTAATGGCCATTTCTTTATTCCTAGGCTCACCTGATGGTTCAATCGCCTTCTTGTTTAAAAGAATGTTAGGAAATAGTTCTATCGCTGCAAAAATCATTCCTAACTTAATGATGATGCTAATTTGCTTTTTAAACCTTAACATCTTTAGCATGATTGGAATTCTTAACTTAGAGTCTGATGTAGAAGCAAAATTATTGTTTGTGGGTGAACGTCGGGGAAAGATAAGTAAATTTAAATGTGCGGTGATTGGAATAACAGGAGCAAGTTTTTTCTATATCCTTTGTTTAACGATGGGAATTTTTATTCATCGTGGCGATTGACACGGGTGGACTACAATGAATAATTCTTTAAGTGAACGACCAATTGAATTTATT includes the following:
- the mnmG gene encoding tRNA uridine-5-carboxymethylaminomethyl(34) synthesis enzyme MnmG; the encoded protein is MNDQNYEVIVVGAGHAGVEAALSSAKIGKKTALINLYDDKIATMPCNPSIGGPAKGIVVREIDALGGEMGKAADATALQTKLLNSSRGPGVWALRVQSDKIAYSKYMENVVKNTPNLTLVIGAVLDLIIDEQNHIQGVILQDGRKITAQAVVLTTGTYLKADVLMGHSRTSSGPNGEMTTTGLSKTLADYGFMLSRFKTGTPPRVFQDSVDLSQASLEPGTDAKLSFSSQTKTFTSLEKQAMCYLIHSTPQTKAIVEANLAASAMYSGKEVGTGPRYCPSFEDKIVRFASKETHQIFIEPESLSLNTFYVQGFSTSMPIEVQDQMLRSLPGFANVRVQKWAYAIEYDCLDPQQLKPSLETKLIHGLFTAGQINGTSGYEEAAGQGLIAGINATRLIDDQPPLILGRDQAYIGVMIDDLITKGVWEPYRLLTSRAEHRLLLRNDNAEARLRKIGYEMKLVSQTDYEEFLEQQAKVEQIVSELKTTRFSPKSELAMRLIATSQAVINQGLSAYEILKQPKVDLKEFEPYFPSLTTISDTLAQSIVINCRFEGYVENEKKQAARFAKLERKLIPTDLNYELVANLATEARQKLMKVRPFSIGQASRITGVNPADIQMLLFYLKNNYALDQKTYN
- a CDS encoding APC family permease, giving the protein MTLFMMVLGTVVGSGIYMKNSELLQQAKNPIIGIILWLIVGIVCVLSVIVFMEISSSTRHFGNGTMGNWTKLFISRKVASFFSLTYVFMYMPSCYAFFTGSFVTFLLQAIGKEITPSIQLTIYLVAGIVILLGFTTINVLKPIIGEKLQFFGTIFKFIPLIVALIAGFCLIDKNSAMFNGGYAGNDWSTHQWDPSLFLRGFGAILFSFDGYVYICNAQKGVTHKEQVPKALFFGMVFVTAFYLLIAISLFLGSPDGSIVSLFEKMFAGGKSGEEVSLSVRNASRITSNILLMIICLLNVNVFTIIGATSIESDADAKLLFIGKDKTSVSHAKTAFFQVGVSIVVYVVFILIGFLITSHGWNGIHTDLNWVNDNIFKGVPSESQALIYFFNKPSEYIGIIASADTAIAFIMIDVLIFAAVINRKTNKVKVEKYNGVISCGIISGIFMFLFSILGIYAFIDPDPNHKTPWVQTSGIWFTVSMIVSLLIVLIVFLIQEHLFKKYPFKNGFDGELSAEHKKIPSWDQVFFPSKNSGKEKRKHR
- a CDS encoding APC family permease — translated: MIKKHRISEQTFEFLTLFTMVVGTVIGAGIYIKNTEIIKATQNPIISIMLWAIVGLVCFLSVLVFIEISSSTKHFGNGTMGNWTKLFINRKTASFFALLYLVIYTPAFYALFTGTFIFFLFQLIGIQLSAGLQLILYLSLGIFMMVFFALFNAFKPKWSKWLQVGGNIFKFIPLFIALVAGFVLSGKNGAMFNQGFYQGEHLGDWSQHNWKATSFFRGFGGIMLSFDGFYFIANSQKTATHKQVVPKALMAGMIFAASFYVLMAISLFLGSPDGSIAFLFKRMLGNSSIAAKIIPNLMMMLICFLNLNIFSMIGILNLESDVEAKLLFVGERRGKISKFKCAVIGITGASFFYILCLTMGIFIHRGDWHGWTTMNNSLSERPIEFIGIMGSVGSILSFFIVDVLIFAALINRKTNKVKVDKYPGVPILSIISGIFVTIFILAGLYTFIDSDPTHKTRFVDTSGMYFLILFVSLILSTVIAWLIQEQFFKIHPFPGGFDGYLDDEDFSPFMFKFKPWKNYYRRDPKSKSSPKKTKNDKMK